In Vibrio sp. JC009, a single window of DNA contains:
- a CDS encoding PTS fructose-like transporter subunit IIB codes for MTNLVAVTACPSGVAHTYMAAEAIEAAAKAKGWNCDVETQGSIGIENELSANVIAAADVVILTKDIDIKNQERFEGKTVIRIGVSDAVKRAAVVMDKIEAHLASA; via the coding sequence ATGACAAATCTAGTAGCAGTAACAGCATGTCCATCAGGCGTAGCACACACTTACATGGCAGCAGAAGCAATCGAAGCAGCAGCAAAGGCAAAAGGCTGGAACTGCGATGTTGAGACTCAGGGCTCAATCGGCATCGAAAACGAACTGTCTGCAAACGTAATCGCAGCAGCTGACGTTGTTATCCTGACAAAAGACATCGACATCAAAAACCAGGAGCGCTTTGAAGGCAAAACGGTTATCCGTATCGGCGTAAGCGACGCAGTTAAGCGTGCTGCTGTTGTAATGGATAAGATTGAAGCGCATCTGGCGTCTGCTTAA
- a CDS encoding [formate-C-acetyltransferase]-activating enzyme, with amino-acid sequence MNCNNTENRIDVVELDEAGSASSTGHVFNIQRYSLNDGEGIRTVVFFKGCPLKCPWCANPESRSHKPQKVRREAKCIHCEVCDMDVDECPTGAVEILGHDMTLDEVMKEIAKDDVFFRTSGGGITLSGGEVLSQAPFAIQLLEKLKELGYQTAIETSGQGSNTQLLKIGQLCDEVLFDFKIMDAGLAKEVTGINLEKVLEGFTLLVENGVNVIPRLPLIPGYTLNMENVYKVMNFIKPFGLKEVHILPFHQYGANKYETLGMEYEFKDVTVPTKDEVASVKNHIEAQGYKVIIGG; translated from the coding sequence ATGAACTGTAATAACACAGAAAACCGGATTGATGTTGTGGAGCTGGATGAGGCTGGCAGTGCCTCATCTACCGGGCATGTTTTTAACATCCAGCGCTACTCGCTAAACGATGGTGAAGGGATCAGAACGGTAGTCTTTTTCAAAGGCTGCCCGCTGAAATGCCCGTGGTGCGCCAACCCGGAGTCACGTTCGCACAAACCACAGAAAGTTCGCCGCGAAGCAAAATGCATTCACTGTGAAGTGTGCGATATGGATGTGGATGAATGTCCAACCGGCGCGGTAGAGATCCTGGGTCACGATATGACTCTGGATGAGGTAATGAAAGAGATCGCAAAAGACGATGTCTTCTTCAGAACCTCGGGCGGTGGCATCACCCTTTCCGGTGGTGAAGTGCTGTCCCAGGCTCCGTTTGCTATCCAGTTGCTGGAAAAGCTGAAAGAGCTGGGTTATCAGACCGCAATAGAGACATCCGGTCAGGGCAGCAATACCCAGCTTCTGAAAATTGGTCAGCTGTGCGATGAAGTGCTGTTCGATTTCAAAATTATGGATGCGGGGCTGGCTAAAGAGGTCACCGGCATCAACCTGGAGAAGGTACTGGAAGGTTTTACGCTGCTGGTTGAAAACGGCGTAAATGTTATCCCGAGACTACCGCTTATTCCGGGTTACACGCTGAATATGGAAAACGTGTACAAGGTGATGAACTTTATCAAGCCATTCGGGCTGAAAGAGGTTCATATCCTGCCTTTCCATCAGTACGGCGCAAACAAATACGAAACTCTCGGTATGGAATACGAATTTAAAGACGTTACGGTTCCAACTAAAGATGAAGTTGCTTCTGTGAAAAACCATATTGAAGCACAAGGCTATAAAGTCATCATTGGAGGTTAA
- a CDS encoding fructose-6-phosphate aldolase has product MIYFLDTANLDAIRKAVDLYPLDGVTTNPSIVAKENKPLKEIMLSIREIIGKERLLHVQVMGKTAEIMLQEAEAMRAIDPDLYIKVPVTPQGIKAMKLMSEKNIPITATAILTPQQALMAAKAGAEYLAPYVNRLDNICGDGVQVVAEIAHLLEVHNLENAKVLAASFKNVQQVHEVARAGSKSVTIAPDVFDLLLNHPLTDSGVAGFVADWESVYGEGTNVLDVL; this is encoded by the coding sequence ATGATTTACTTTTTAGATACAGCTAACCTTGACGCAATCCGCAAAGCCGTTGACCTATACCCGCTGGATGGCGTAACAACCAACCCGTCTATCGTGGCTAAAGAGAACAAGCCGCTTAAAGAGATAATGCTAAGCATTCGCGAGATCATCGGTAAAGAGCGCCTTCTGCATGTTCAGGTGATGGGCAAGACAGCAGAGATCATGCTTCAGGAAGCAGAAGCGATGCGTGCAATTGACCCTGACCTGTATATCAAGGTTCCGGTAACCCCACAGGGCATCAAGGCGATGAAGCTGATGTCTGAGAAAAATATCCCGATTACCGCAACGGCAATCCTGACTCCTCAGCAGGCGCTGATGGCAGCAAAAGCAGGTGCTGAGTACCTGGCACCTTACGTAAACCGTCTGGATAACATCTGCGGCGATGGCGTTCAGGTAGTGGCTGAAATTGCTCACCTTCTGGAAGTACATAATCTGGAGAATGCAAAAGTGCTGGCAGCATCATTTAAGAATGTTCAGCAGGTTCATGAAGTGGCAAGAGCCGGCAGCAAGTCTGTGACTATTGCACCGGACGTATTCGATCTTCTGCTTAACCACCCGCTGACAGACTCTGGCGTTGCAGGCTTTGTTGCAGACTGGGAATCTGTTTACGGTGAAGGCACAAACGTGCTGGATGTGCTGTAA
- a CDS encoding PTS fructose transporter subunit EIIC has protein sequence MNDIISILKNTRSHLMTGVSHMIPFVVAGGILLAASVMLYGEGAVPEEGTWLHDLFFIGVAGFQLMVPILAAYIGYSIADRSALAPSAIAAFIGANMYNTGFFGAIFAGLLGGIVVHYLKKIKVPAFARSIMPIFVIPIIGTFITAGAIVWGIGEPIGAGTAALTEFLKGMQDSSIVVLATIMGLMIAFDMGGPVNKVAYAFVILCVGEGIYNVAGISAVAVATPSVGMGLATFLNKKLYGADEQEAGRASILMGTMGITEGAIPFAAADPLRVLPSIMIGTACGAVTAALLGVKCFAAWGGLIVLPVVEGRFSFIIALAVGSVVTALLVNFLKARRKVEEPKEEKDDIDLDISIG, from the coding sequence ATGAACGACATCATTTCCATACTTAAAAACACAAGATCGCACCTGATGACAGGTGTATCTCACATGATTCCATTTGTTGTTGCAGGTGGTATCTTGCTCGCAGCTTCCGTAATGCTTTACGGTGAAGGTGCCGTTCCTGAAGAAGGAACCTGGTTACACGATCTCTTCTTTATCGGTGTAGCAGGCTTCCAACTGATGGTTCCAATCCTGGCTGCTTATATCGGTTACTCTATCGCTGACCGCTCAGCACTTGCTCCATCTGCAATCGCAGCATTTATCGGCGCGAACATGTACAACACTGGCTTCTTCGGCGCAATCTTCGCCGGTCTGCTGGGTGGTATCGTTGTTCACTACCTTAAGAAGATTAAAGTACCTGCATTTGCACGTTCCATCATGCCAATTTTCGTGATTCCTATCATTGGTACGTTCATTACTGCTGGTGCAATCGTATGGGGTATTGGTGAGCCAATCGGCGCAGGTACAGCTGCACTGACTGAGTTCCTGAAAGGCATGCAAGACTCAAGCATCGTGGTACTGGCTACTATCATGGGTCTGATGATCGCATTCGATATGGGTGGTCCGGTAAACAAGGTTGCATACGCTTTCGTAATCCTTTGTGTGGGTGAAGGCATCTACAACGTAGCAGGTATCTCAGCAGTAGCAGTAGCAACGCCTTCTGTTGGTATGGGTCTGGCTACATTCCTTAATAAGAAACTATACGGCGCAGACGAGCAAGAAGCAGGTCGTGCATCTATCCTGATGGGTACTATGGGTATCACTGAAGGTGCAATCCCATTCGCAGCAGCGGATCCACTACGTGTACTACCTTCTATCATGATTGGTACAGCGTGTGGCGCAGTAACAGCAGCACTACTTGGTGTTAAATGTTTCGCAGCCTGGGGTGGTCTGATTGTACTGCCTGTTGTTGAAGGCCGCTTCAGCTTCATCATCGCTCTGGCTGTTGGTTCTGTAGTAACAGCACTTCTGGTTAACTTTCTTAAAGCTCGTCGCAAAGTAGAAGAGCCAAAAGAAGAAAAAGACGATATCGATTTAGACATCAGCATCGGTTAA
- a CDS encoding fructose PTS transporter subunit IIB encodes MKIVAVTACISGVAHTYMAAELIEKFCQKKGINIVVETQGALGLENELSQQKIDEADVAIIVADITIEKSERFDSTRQIKSYISDFLRQPEAVFDALDKAYNSPPNTIIEV; translated from the coding sequence ATGAAAATCGTCGCAGTTACAGCATGCATCAGCGGAGTAGCACACACTTACATGGCTGCCGAGCTGATTGAAAAATTCTGCCAGAAAAAAGGCATCAATATTGTTGTTGAAACCCAGGGTGCATTAGGGCTGGAAAACGAGCTTTCTCAGCAGAAAATCGATGAAGCGGATGTTGCGATTATTGTTGCAGATATCACCATAGAAAAATCAGAGCGTTTTGACAGCACCCGCCAGATAAAAAGTTATATTTCCGATTTTCTCAGACAACCGGAAGCTGTATTTGATGCACTGGACAAAGCATATAACTCACCACCGAATACGATTATTGAAGTTTAG
- a CDS encoding NAD(P)-dependent oxidoreductase yields the protein MKERILITGANGFFGTRFINKYQDKFDITATDVEQLDITDAAQVDAMFAEVKPNYVIHAAAIAVTDFCNKHPDIAHKVNVQGAINVAKACKTVGAKLVFISTEQIFNGNEEPGPYTEAHTPNPDTIYGQNKLEAEGELKSILDEMWILRFTWMFGLPERNTSINPNVLWNTLQALFSGEKMKERRNEFRGLTYIHELIDQFEKIFTIPYGTYHTGAHNPASRYEIAQHILTEMGLGSRWGEVLEANDAPKTRDVRLDTSKLAAQGVVFTESKQAISNCLKEFGFKK from the coding sequence ATGAAAGAAAGAATACTGATCACGGGTGCAAATGGCTTTTTCGGAACCCGTTTTATCAACAAATATCAGGACAAGTTTGACATCACGGCAACCGATGTTGAGCAGCTTGATATTACCGACGCCGCTCAGGTTGATGCTATGTTCGCAGAAGTTAAGCCGAACTATGTTATTCACGCAGCCGCTATCGCAGTAACGGATTTCTGTAATAAACATCCTGATATTGCCCATAAGGTGAACGTTCAGGGTGCCATCAATGTTGCAAAAGCGTGTAAGACTGTTGGCGCTAAGCTGGTGTTTATCAGCACAGAGCAGATCTTTAACGGCAACGAAGAGCCGGGGCCATACACCGAAGCGCACACGCCAAACCCTGACACTATTTATGGTCAGAACAAACTTGAAGCCGAAGGCGAGCTGAAGAGCATTCTTGATGAAATGTGGATTCTTCGCTTTACCTGGATGTTTGGTCTGCCTGAACGCAACACCAGCATCAACCCGAACGTTCTGTGGAATACACTTCAGGCTCTGTTTAGCGGCGAGAAAATGAAAGAGCGCCGTAATGAGTTCCGTGGCCTGACTTATATCCATGAGCTGATCGACCAGTTTGAAAAGATATTCACCATTCCATATGGCACGTATCACACAGGTGCACACAACCCGGCAAGCCGTTACGAAATTGCTCAGCATATTCTGACCGAAATGGGGCTGGGCTCGCGTTGGGGCGAAGTACTTGAAGCCAATGATGCACCGAAAACCCGTGATGTTCGCTTAGATACATCAAAACTGGCGGCGCAGGGCGTTGTATTTACCGAAAGTAAGCAGGCTATTTCTAATTGCCTGAAAGAATTCGGCTTTAAGAAATAA
- a CDS encoding AAA family ATPase: MLCSLKVRGFRNFGEEFEINLRTDKSYEFNSHAVENGVVSSAVMYGGNGVGKSNLGLAVLDLTCHLLDSPNIIPSLHLNYLNASMDEDSLAEFTYRFEFDGVEVVYHYGKENCAETVFEELYIEENKVVSIDRRKSALASYNLVGAEHLKNDFTGRKISPIKFLESNALLEPNKESAAFFQFIKFVEGMVFFRTLTKTTEFHGKPLETKRISQRIIEQDKLEDFEAFLNESGVECKLIQTGDAGKEQIEFDFGNKSIEFSQIASTGTVSLGNFYYWYLKMLNEEITFAYIDEFDAYYHFALSKRIVKLVSKTSCQSIITTHNSTLLSNHVLRPDCYYILDQNSLKPLYKLTDRELRKAHNLEKMYRAGAFDE; this comes from the coding sequence ATGCTATGTAGTCTAAAGGTTAGAGGTTTCCGTAACTTCGGCGAAGAGTTTGAGATAAACCTACGCACTGATAAATCATATGAATTTAACTCACACGCTGTAGAAAATGGTGTTGTAAGCAGCGCTGTAATGTACGGTGGTAACGGTGTGGGTAAATCGAACCTTGGATTGGCGGTTCTTGACCTGACGTGTCACCTACTAGATAGCCCTAACATCATTCCGTCACTGCACCTTAATTACTTAAACGCTAGCATGGATGAAGATTCACTCGCAGAGTTTACATACAGGTTTGAGTTCGATGGTGTAGAAGTTGTCTACCACTACGGTAAAGAAAACTGTGCTGAAACCGTATTCGAAGAGCTCTATATTGAAGAAAACAAAGTCGTTAGTATTGACCGTAGAAAATCTGCGCTTGCTTCCTATAACCTTGTTGGTGCAGAGCACCTAAAGAATGATTTCACAGGTCGTAAAATATCACCCATTAAATTCCTTGAATCAAATGCGCTGCTCGAACCAAATAAAGAATCTGCGGCTTTTTTCCAGTTCATCAAATTTGTCGAAGGGATGGTATTTTTCCGTACGCTAACCAAAACAACAGAGTTTCACGGTAAACCTCTAGAAACAAAACGAATTTCACAGCGCATTATTGAGCAAGATAAACTAGAAGATTTTGAAGCCTTCCTCAATGAATCAGGTGTTGAGTGTAAGCTAATTCAGACTGGTGATGCAGGTAAGGAGCAAATCGAATTCGATTTTGGTAACAAAAGCATCGAGTTTTCACAGATTGCTTCTACTGGTACTGTATCGCTTGGCAATTTCTACTACTGGTATCTTAAAATGCTGAATGAAGAAATCACCTTCGCTTACATTGATGAGTTCGACGCCTACTATCACTTTGCCCTTTCTAAACGCATAGTGAAACTAGTGTCTAAAACATCGTGCCAGTCGATCATCACTACTCATAACAGCACTCTGCTCTCTAACCATGTGCTCCGCCCTGATTGCTATTACATCCTAGATCAGAATTCTTTGAAGCCTCTATACAAACTAACCGATAGGGAGCTACGCAAAGCACACAACCTAGAGAAAATGTACCGCGCAGGAGCATTTGATGAGTAG
- a CDS encoding formate C-acetyltransferase — MSTARIEKLKSALFAAKREISLERALLYTESHKQTEGEHTLIRRAKATAHILDKVAISIRDDELVAGNRTIKPRAGIVSPEMDPYWIDKELDIFESRPQDKFYISEEDKKVYREQLLAYWSERSMKDFINSQIPADIKEAVAQKVFSVNQTDKGQGHIIIDFDRLLDNGLGKLTDELETLSQSQPDNEFYQSVLILLQASIRHIRRYEALATEMAAACDNETRKAELEKIAAISSKIATEKPEDFIEACQLFWYINIVLQYESNASSLSLGRFDQYMMPFYNKSIEKGEDPAFLKEYLESLWIKTNDIVLLRSSGSAKFFAGFPTGYTILLGGLTETGQSAVNKLSTLCLDAYQSVQLPQPNLGVRVNEFMEREFMNKTAETIRLGTGIPQIFNDEVVVPAFLNRGVSLEDARDYSVVGCVELSIPGKTYGLHDIAMFNLLKVMELALKRNKDAEGVTFDGLMEEIRDDIRHYVKLMVDGSNICDIGHRDWAPVPLLSSFINDCIDNGKDITYGGGRYNFSGVQGIGIANLSDSLHALKRYVFEEKRSSFAEFIDVMDNNFEVEGGDKIRARLINKYEKYGNDIDEVDALGSELLRLFCKEVETYDNPRGGKFTPGSYTVSAHVPLGAVVGATPDGRLSGEQLADGGLSPMLGKDHQGPTAVLKSVSKLDNYLLSNGSLLNVKFTPATLEGPQGLAKLGDFLRAFMKLKLQHVQFNVLNADTLRKAQEKPEDYAGLVVRVAGYSAFFVELSKEIQDDIIRRTAHEL; from the coding sequence ATGAGCACTGCCAGAATTGAAAAACTAAAATCAGCACTGTTTGCAGCCAAAAGAGAAATATCACTAGAACGCGCGCTGCTTTACACAGAAAGTCACAAACAGACTGAAGGCGAACACACGCTAATCCGCCGCGCTAAGGCAACCGCCCATATTTTAGATAAGGTAGCAATCTCCATTCGTGATGACGAATTAGTCGCCGGTAACCGCACCATCAAACCTCGTGCGGGTATCGTATCCCCTGAGATGGACCCATACTGGATTGACAAAGAGCTGGATATTTTTGAATCCCGCCCACAGGATAAGTTCTACATCTCAGAAGAAGACAAAAAAGTTTACCGCGAACAGCTGCTGGCATACTGGTCAGAGCGTTCCATGAAAGACTTTATCAATAGCCAGATCCCGGCAGACATCAAAGAAGCGGTGGCGCAGAAAGTCTTCAGTGTAAACCAGACTGACAAAGGTCAGGGCCACATCATTATCGACTTTGACCGCCTGCTGGACAACGGCCTTGGTAAACTGACTGATGAGCTGGAAACCCTTAGCCAGTCACAACCAGACAACGAATTTTATCAGTCTGTACTGATCCTGCTTCAGGCTTCAATCCGCCATATCCGCCGCTATGAAGCGCTGGCAACGGAGATGGCTGCGGCGTGCGATAATGAAACACGTAAAGCTGAACTGGAAAAAATCGCTGCAATATCCAGCAAGATCGCCACCGAAAAACCAGAAGACTTTATCGAAGCCTGTCAGCTGTTCTGGTACATAAACATCGTTCTTCAGTACGAATCAAACGCAAGCTCGCTGTCACTGGGCCGCTTTGACCAGTACATGATGCCTTTCTACAACAAATCCATTGAGAAAGGTGAAGATCCGGCATTCCTGAAAGAGTACTTGGAGAGTCTTTGGATCAAAACCAACGATATCGTTCTGCTGCGCTCTTCAGGCAGTGCTAAATTCTTCGCAGGCTTCCCGACCGGTTACACCATTTTGCTGGGTGGTCTGACAGAAACAGGCCAGAGCGCTGTGAACAAGCTGTCTACGCTTTGCCTTGACGCTTACCAGAGCGTACAACTGCCTCAGCCAAACCTGGGCGTTCGCGTAAACGAGTTTATGGAACGCGAGTTTATGAACAAGACAGCGGAAACTATTCGTCTTGGTACCGGTATCCCGCAAATCTTCAACGACGAGGTTGTGGTTCCAGCCTTCCTGAACCGTGGCGTTTCTCTGGAAGATGCGCGTGATTACTCGGTTGTAGGCTGTGTTGAACTGTCTATCCCGGGCAAAACCTACGGCCTGCACGATATTGCCATGTTTAACCTGCTTAAGGTGATGGAACTGGCACTGAAACGCAATAAAGATGCAGAGGGCGTGACTTTTGACGGCCTGATGGAAGAGATCCGCGACGATATCCGCCACTATGTGAAGCTGATGGTCGATGGTTCAAATATCTGCGATATCGGCCACCGCGACTGGGCTCCGGTTCCGCTGCTGTCGTCCTTTATCAACGACTGTATCGATAACGGCAAAGACATAACATACGGCGGCGGCCGCTACAACTTCTCTGGTGTTCAGGGCATTGGTATCGCCAACCTGTCTGATTCACTACATGCACTAAAGCGTTACGTGTTCGAAGAGAAACGCAGCTCCTTTGCTGAGTTTATCGACGTGATGGACAACAACTTTGAAGTGGAAGGTGGCGATAAGATCCGTGCCCGCCTGATCAACAAATACGAAAAATACGGCAACGACATCGACGAAGTGGATGCCCTTGGCTCCGAACTGCTTCGCCTGTTCTGTAAAGAAGTAGAAACCTACGATAACCCGCGTGGCGGCAAGTTTACCCCGGGCTCCTACACCGTATCTGCTCACGTACCGTTAGGTGCGGTTGTAGGTGCCACCCCTGACGGTCGCCTTTCAGGCGAACAACTGGCTGATGGTGGTCTGTCACCAATGCTGGGTAAAGACCATCAGGGTCCGACAGCGGTACTGAAATCTGTCTCTAAACTGGATAACTACCTGCTTTCCAACGGCAGCCTGCTGAACGTGAAGTTCACTCCGGCAACGCTGGAAGGGCCACAGGGCCTTGCCAAACTGGGCGACTTCCTGCGCGCCTTTATGAAGCTGAAGCTTCAGCATGTACAGTTCAACGTACTGAACGCAGATACGCTGCGTAAGGCACAGGAAAAACCTGAAGATTACGCCGGCCTGGTGGTTCGCGTTGCAGGATACAGTGCCTTCTTTGTAGAGCTGTCTAAGGAAATTCAGGACGACATCATTCGAAGAACTGCCCATGAACTGTAA